A window of the Anoplopoma fimbria isolate UVic2021 breed Golden Eagle Sablefish chromosome 17, Afim_UVic_2022, whole genome shotgun sequence genome harbors these coding sequences:
- the LOC129105247 gene encoding LOW QUALITY PROTEIN: ataxin-7-like (The sequence of the model RefSeq protein was modified relative to this genomic sequence to represent the inferred CDS: inserted 1 base in 1 codon), whose product MSERAEDDVRGEQRRAARQQLKQQQIQRGEGSTAMATVAERRSLPSPEIMLGQPWSNWVDAAKLNGNDGAESEESFKDFGKNREAMRLCREDMPIFGQCPAQDDFYLVMCSQCSQVVKPQAFQAHYERRHSSASKPASTXPFPVSGRSRTSGIGPGLGSGSVAGLASGGILSRPSTAGSSASSSSNPKLLKPAKEKLPAIQRRTPFAPFRTPQLDKILTPAVKVEKMHLRVDTSAKLVQAPSAPATTSSSSASSSSTTVSSNTTTITTSSSSSSALKPGLNCPSIPKPSLPAPGPIPNGKGHLSVLPDKKQDSSSSASSRRHLNKKLTEREFNADIHCGVVDMTARKPCTRSLTCKTHSLSQRRAVPGRRKRFDTLLAEHKNRTREREKEKEKERELHQPHSQQNTSLRDPHPSSHLAAAHDAHQVTQGNGPAPDATKPLPLCKPKFHSPGLPRLNSSHGGGTPGDPAVVHDSPHHAHTTPDGYSRPSSDEGENEEREDSADKLDCHYSGYHPRPAAYCTFGSRLFGRGCYSFDRRLDKVRCALTTMMDKHVNSQMWKKIPLALENSSSVAPSQRTSTNSHGSTPSSGFLGPPATLPQTPYSQSYEGKSVLSYGTTLNARSSQQGGAEHPAYGITQARQVSSSPQMPSAHLSSSSTAPSLASGRALKSRSSSSSTTKSSSSFRPKEISSGSSTPFIPNSIGGGGSGANSNSSNTSLSSGKKRKNSSIVSSSHGPSESSSSNAIYSSSSSPFKKNCANVGSSGSTYHHGSLGPSSSSSLSSSHSGVHSVGLNCGPTVRTNSLSLKAEPSGASAGGSSGPPPRGPPSGSPAESIKRMSVVMNSSDSTLSLGPFVHHQPLSSSDHHTNFSHHSTDGRLEGKKRKSSPASSGINSGGGGGGGGGGPGPGRPKVAKSPAINNIHGKHGRSITGTAGLPNNSHLHQPKARP is encoded by the exons ACATGCCCATATTCGGCCAGTGCCCCGCACAGGATGACTTCTACCTGGTGATGTGCAGCCAATGCAGCCAGGTAGTCAAGCCCCAAGCCTTCCAAGCACACTACG AGAGAAGACACAGTTCGGCCAGCAAGCCAGCCTCAA TCCCCTTCCCAGTGTCGGGCAGGAGCAGGACCAGTGGGATTGGGCCTGGGCTGGGCTCCGGGTCTGTAGCTGGACTGGCAAGTGGAGGCATCCTTAGCCGACCTTCCACCGCTGGATCTTCagcgtcctcctcctccaatcCCAAACTCCTCAAACCAGCCAAAGAGAAGCTGCCAGCCATTCAGCGAAGAACCCCCTTTGCACCCTTCAGGACACCTCAGCTGGACAAGAT CCTCACCCCGGCTGTCAAGGTGGAGAAGATGCATCTGAGGGTGGACACGTCAGCTAAGCTGGTGCAGGCCCCATCTGCCCCAGCCACcacctcatcctcctctgcATCCTCCTCTAGCACCACTGTGAGCTCCAACACTACCACCATcaccacatcctcctcctcatcctcagccCTTAAACCAGGCCTTAACTGTCCCTCCATACCAAAGCCTTCATTACCGGCCCCGGGTCCGATTCCCAACGGCAAGGGCCACCTCTCAGTCCTCCCAGACAAGAagcaggacagcagcagcagtgccaGTAGCAGACGCCACCTTAACAAGAAATTGACAG AACGTGAGTTCAATGCAGATATCCACTGTGGCGTTGTGGATATGACTGCTCGGAAACCATGCACAAGATCTCTAACATGCAAG ACACATTCCTTAAGCCAGCGGAGGGCGGTGCCAGGGCGGAGGAAGCGTTTTGACACATTGCTGGCAGAGCACAAGAACAGAACAAGGGAgcgggagaaggagaaggagaaggagagagagctcCACCAACCCCATTCCCAGCAAAACACCTCTCTCAGGGACCCACACCCCTCCTCCCACCTCGCTGCTGCCCATGATGCCCACCAGGTCACTCAGGGCAACGGCCCTGCACCAGACGCCACTAAGCCTTTGCCACTCTGCAAGCCCAAATTTCACAGCCCCGGTCTTCCACG ACTAAACAGCAGTCACGGAGGTGGTACCCCCGGAGACCCTGCAGTAGTCCACGATTCACCACACCATGCCCACACCACCCCCGATGGGTATTCTCGACCCTCCAGTGATGAGGGGGAGAACGAGGAGCGGGAGGACAGCGCTGACAAACTAGACTGTCACTATTCAGGTTATCACCCTCGACCGGCAGCT TACTGTACATTTGGAAGTCGACTGTTTGGGAGAGGTTGCTACTCCTTTGACAGGCGATTGGACAAAGTGCGATGTGCCCTAACCACAATGATGGACAAACATGTCAACTCTCAGATGTGGAA GAAAATCCCCTTGGCCTTGGAGAACTCCTCCTCTGTTGCACCTTCCCAAAGGACAAGCACAAATTCCCACGGTAGCACCCCCTCTTCAGGCTTCCTGGGCCCCCCTGCCACTTTGCCCCAGACTCCTTATAGCCAATCGTACGAGGGCAAGTCTGTGCTCTCATATGGGACCACCTTAAATGCCCGCAGCTCCCAACAGGGCGGGGCTGAGCACCCGGCCTACGGCATTACGCAGGCCCGACAAGTGTCTTCGTCGCCGCAGATGCCTTCAGCCCACTTGTCATCCTCCTCTACAGCTCCTTCCCTAGCCTCAGGCCGGGCACTTAAGTCCCgttcctccagcagcagcactacCAAGTCATCGTCATCCTTCAGGCCCAAGGAGATCTCCTCTGGCTCCTCTACACCCTTCATCCCCAACTCCATTGGTGGGGGCGGCAGTGGAGCCAACAGTAACAGTAGCAACACAAGCTTAAGCTcggggaagaagaggaagaacagcTCTATAGTCTCTTCATCCCATGGCCCCTCTGAATCCTCCTCTTCTAACGCCAtctactcttcctcctcctcccctttcaAGAAGAACTGTGCGAATGTTGGCAGCTCAGGGAGCACCTACCACCACGGCTCATTAGGTCCTTCATCGTCATCCTCATTATCTTCCTCCCACAGCGGAGTCCACAGTGTGGGCCTTAACTGTGGCCCCACTGTGCGGACTAACTCACTCAGTCTCAAAGCTGAGCCTTCTGGAGCTTCAGCAGGCGGCTCCTCAGGGCCGCCACCACGAGGTCCTCCCTCGGGCAGCCCTGCAGAATCCATCAAGCGAATGAGCGTAGTGATGAACAGCAGTGACTCCACCCTTTCCCTGGGACCCTTTGTCCACCACCAGCCCTTATCCTCATCTGACCACCACACCAACTTCAGCCACCACTCCACAGATGGACGCCTGGAGGGCAAGAAGCGCAAAAGCTCTCCTGCCTCCAGCGGCATTAATagtggtgggggaggaggagggggcggaGGAGGTCCCGGACCAGGTAGACCCAAAGTGGCCAAGTCACCTGCCATTAACAACATTCATGGGAAGCATGGGCGAAGTATTACAGGGACGGCAGGTTTACCAAACAACTCCCATTTACATCAG CCAAAGGCTCGTCCCTGA
- the psmd6 gene encoding 26S proteasome non-ATPase regulatory subunit 6: MPLENLEEEGLPKNPDLRIAQLKFLLTMDGHRQDAKVKTELMDAIKANNMAPYYEGLCKDLKWQLDGDLLSKMKKANEEELKRLDDVLEDAEKSLGESEIRDAMMARAEHLIRIGDKESALTAFRKTYDKTVALGHRLDIVFYLLRIGLFYMDSDLITRNSEKAKSLIEEGGDWDRRNRLKVYQGLYCVAIRDFKQAAELFLDTVSTFTSYELMDYKTFVTYTVYVCMIALKRPDLREKVIKGAEILEVLHSLPSVRQYLFSLYECRYSVFFQSLATVEQEMKKDWLFAPHYRYYVREMRIQAYSQLLESYRSLTLGYMAEAFGVSTEFIDQELSRFIAAGRLHCKIDKVNEIVETNRPDSKNWQYQETIKKGDLLLNRVQKLSRVINM, from the exons ATGCCGCTAGAAAACCTGGAGGAAGAGGGTCTGCCCAAGAACCCTGACCTGAGGATAGCACAGCTCAAGTTCCTGCTCACGATGGACGGACACCGACAGGACGCCAAAGTGAAGACCGAGCTCATGGACGCTATCAAGGCTAACA ATATGGCACCGTATTATGAAGGTCTGTGTAAGGACCTGAAGTGGCAGCTGGACGGTGATCTGCTCAGTAAAATGAAGAAGGCTAacgaggaggagctgaagaggcTGGATGATGTGTTGGAGGATGCAGAGAAGAGCCTGGGAGAGAGCGAGATACGAGACGCCATGATGGCCAGAGCTGAACATCTGATCAGAATTGGAGACAAG GAGAGTGCCCTAACAGCCTTCAGGAAGACTTATGACAAGACAGTGGCTTTGGGACACAGACTAGATATCGTATTCTACCTGCTGAGGATTGGACTCTTCTACATGGACAGCGACCTCATCACACGCAACTCTGAGAAAGCCAAGAG CCTGATTGAGGAGGGGGGAGACTGGGACAGGAGGAATCGTCTGAAGGTCTACCAGGGCCTGTACTGTGTGGCCATCAGGGACTTCAAGCAAGCTGCTGAGCTCTTCCTTGACACAGTCTCCACCTTCACCTCCTACGAGCTCATGGACTACAAGACATTCGTCACCTACACAGTCTATGTGTGCATGATCGCTCTCAAAAGGCCTGACCTACGTGAAAAG GTAATAAAGGGAGCCGAGATCTTGGAGGTGCTGCACAGTCTACCATCTGTTCGCCAGTATCTTTTCTCCCTCTACGAGTGCCGTTACTCTGTCTTCTTCCAGTCTCTGG CCACGGTGGAGCAGGAGATGAAGAAGGACTGGCTCTTTGCGCCACACTACCGTTACTATGTGAGGGAGATGAGGATCCAGGCCTACAGCCAGCTGCTAGAGTCCTACCGCTCCCTCACCCTGGGCTACATGGCTGAGGCCTTTGGTGTCAGCACAGAGTTCATTGACCA GGAACTCTCCCGATTCATAGCCGCTGGACGTCTCCACTGCAAAATTGATAAAGTGAATGAGATTGTGGAAACCAATAG ACCTGACAGCAAAAACTGGCAATACCAAGAAACCATCAAGAAGGGGGATTTGCTGCTGAACAGAGTCCAGAAGTTGTCGAGAGTTATCAACATGTAA
- the slc2a9l1 gene encoding solute carrier family 2 member 9, like 1 — translation METLLQQLTRGNALFLIIILGIGGSFQSGYHSTELSSPSPYIQRFINSSWYHRYEESPPPQTITIIWSLIVSMYAVGGLFGAGSVNLITGTLGRKKAMICTSSIAILAAGIMLTSKGAKSYEMIIVARILYGFSSGLGASSHVTYLAEISPRKIRGTVTLTAAIFLSLGKLFGQFFGLSEILGREELWNIILCVPAFFSVVQVIVLPFLPEAPRYLLIEKGYDKACKKALQNLWGQGDYKQEMDEMMAEQAAIESAPQKSALQLLRDRTVRWQLLTMSTVYCCNQLSGIPAINIFSFDIFLKAGVPEDKIRYVTLGLGVSQIITSIFCGLLIEHIGRRPLFWGGYGFMSASLVLVTVTLNVKDSSFWVPYISVILIFLFIIFFCGGPGLCLTSVCEIFIQSDRLAAFVLMGLQRWLLFVVLGLVFPFLIDALDSYCFVLFTCVCLLACLYTFFLLPETKGKTILEISEEFKASTICGKSFFEEKRVETKL, via the exons ATGGAAACTTTGCTACAACAGCTG ACCCGTGGTAATGCCCTGTTCCTCATCATTATTTTGGGAATTGGAGGAAGCTTTCAAAGTGGCTACCACAGTACTGAATTGAGTTCTCCATCACCG TACATTCAGCGCTTCATCAACAGCAGCTGGTACCACAGATATGAAGAGTCTCCACCTCCACAGACCATCACGATCATCTGGTCCCTTATTGTTTCCATGTATGCTGTCGGGGGACTCTTTGGTGCTGGCAGTGTCAATTTGATTACAGGCACGCTGGGAAG GAAAAAGGCGATGATCTGCACCAGCTCTATTGCCATTCTCGCAGCGGGGATCATGCTGACAAGTAAAGGTGCTAAATCATATGAAATGATTATCGTGGCAAGGATTCTGTATGGCTTCTCCTCAG GTTTGGGGGCCAGCTCCCATGTAACGTACCTGGCGGAGATTTCACCTAGAAAGATTAGAGGGACCGTGACTCTGACCGCAGCGATCTTTTTGTCACTTGGTAAACTGTTTGGACAGTTTTTTGGACTTAG tgagATCCTTGGTCGTGAGGAGCTGTGGAACATCATCCTCTGTGTCCCTGCATTTTTCTCAGTAGTTCAGGTTATAGTGTTGCCTTTTCTCCCCGAGGCCCCCAGATACTTATTAATAGAGAAAGGTTATGATAAGGCGTGCAAAAAAG CTCTCCAGAATTTGTGGGGCCAAGGTGACTACAAACAGGAGATGGACGAGATGATGGCTGAGCAGGCTGCCATTGAGTCAGCCCCACAAAAAAGTGCTCTGCAACTCCTCAGAGATCGGACCGTCCGATGGCAGCTTCTCACCATGTCCACCGTCTACTGCTGCAACCAGCTGTCGGGCATTCCTGCA ATCAATATCTTCTCTTTCGACATCTTCCTGAAGGCAGGTGTACCAGAAGACAAGATCCGCTATGTTACTCTTGGTCTTGGAGTATCTCAAATCATCACCTCTATCTTCTGT GGGCTGCTGATTGAACACATAGGGAGGAGGCCGTTGTTCTGGGGGGGTTATGGTTTCATGTCTGCCAGCTTGGTGTTGGTCACTGTCACGCTCAATGTGAAG GATTCCAGCTTCTGGGTTCCATACATTTCCGTTATTTtgatcttcctcttcatcatcttcttttGCGGAGGCCCTGGTTTGTGTCTTACATCAGTTTG TGAGATCTTCATCCAGTCCGATCGACTGGCGGCATTTGTACTCATGGGGCTGCAACGCTGGTTGCTCTTTGTTGTACTGGGCCTGGTATTTCCATTCCTTATT GATGCCCTGGACTCGTACTGCTTTGTgctgttcacctgtgtgtgccTGCTGGCTTGTCTTTACACCTTCTTCCTCCTGCCCGAGACTAAAGGGAAGACCATACTGGAGATCTCGGAGGAGTTCAAAGCCAGCACCATCTGTGGGAAATCCTTCTTCGAGGAAAAGAGAGTGGAGACCAAGTTATGA